The genomic stretch TTAGGTACATTTTTTATTGCAATTTTGGAGTGGAATAGATCATTTGAGACAATGCCTATTATAGATAAGTTAGTACATTCAATATTTAACTCTGTTGCTCCAAGAACTGCTGGATTTGTAAATGTTGATTTAGAAGGATTTTCGTTTATATCAATTATGATATATATGATATTAATGTGGATAGGCGGAGCATCACAATCAACAGCAGGAGGTATAAAAGTCAATACATTTGCTATGTCAGTTGCCAATTTAATATCTGTAATTAAAGGAAAAGATAGGGTAGATTTATTTGGACGTGAATTAACCTCTGATTCGGTAAGAAGAGCATCGGCAATGGTGTTTGGATCAATAATAGTTATCTTGTTTTTTTACATAATGTTGGTAATTATCGAGCCTCAATTAAGTCCGTTGAAGTTGTTGTTTGAAACTATTTCGGCATTTAGTACTGTTGGTGCAAGTATAAATACTACACCTTTCTTATGTGATATAAGTAAAATATTGGTAACATTATTGATGTTTATAGGACGAGTTGGATTGATAACTATTTTAATGAGTGTTATTAGTAGAGCAAAACCGCTAAAATATCATTATCCAAAAGATACAATAATAATAAACTAATATAGATATAATATGAAGTGTTTAATAATTGGATTAGGTAATTTCGGAAGAACATTGGCTGTTGAATTAAGTGATAATGGCCATGATGTAATAGGTATAGATAAAAGTGAACATTGTGTAGATATGGTAAAAGACAGAATATCCGTATCTTATATAATGGATGCAACTGAAGGTCTTTCATTAAAAAGTTTGCCTCTTAACGAAATTGATTGTGCAATAGTGGCAATAGGTCAAAGTATGGATTCTTCGTTAAGAACTGTTGCTGCACTTAAAGAACTTTCAGTAAAAAATATATATGCAAGAGCATTGGATGATACGCATATGTCTATTTTAAAAGCGATGGATATAAAAAAGATATATATTCCAGAGAGTTATGCAGCAAAAATTTATGCTCAAAAAATTTTCGATAAAAATGCAGCAGAGTTATTATAGATATATTCATAATCAAATATTTGTTTTTTATTGATAATTTTAAAAGGCAAAAAGATAATAGGATTAATATTTTGATATTTTGTCTAAAAAACTTATTTTTGCCTTAATATTTAATAATATAAACAAGTTATGCGTAACATATTCTTTTTTATAGTATCATTACTATTACTTGTCTCTTGTAAAGAGGCAAAGCAGGTAATTTATTTAAAAGATGCAGAGACATTACCTGTTGAATTATTACAACAAAAAACAGAGCCTGCAAATGTAAAAATTGCAGTAGGTGATGAACTAACTCTTAAAATTGAGTCAGATGATCAAGAGTCTGTGGCAATGTTTAATCGAGAAGTTGTTCAATCATTAGATACTCAATTAACTACATCAAAAAGTTTAGATGATAATTCATATAAGGTAGATATTAATGGTAATATATCATTGCCAGTAATAGGTAAAGTATCGGTTGTTGGTTTAACAGTTTATGAAGCTGAGCAATTGATAGCC from Bacteroidales bacterium encodes the following:
- a CDS encoding TrkA family potassium uptake protein, with product MKCLIIGLGNFGRTLAVELSDNGHDVIGIDKSEHCVDMVKDRISVSYIMDATEGLSLKSLPLNEIDCAIVAIGQSMDSSLRTVAALKELSVKNIYARALDDTHMSILKAMDIKKIYIPESYAAKIYAQKIFDKNAAELL